In Frondihabitans sp. PAMC 28766, a genomic segment contains:
- a CDS encoding PIG-L deacetylase family protein, producing the protein MVTFDARDPGTGEKAWARDPRLGALPPATLDPRLGLLVLAAHPDDETLGAGGLISASVAAERPVTVCVVTDGRASHAADLIDADELAGVRLEELRRAMRALGGPALEVLGYADGSLRENRAAVQAELALVIDSRPESVVVAPWRGDGHRDHRVLGEIAAELAAERGLVLWEYPIWMWHWADSAHPDVPWGRMRAVHLSAADRLAKRIALDSYVSQTTPRGSEPPQLDEGFLPCFRRPFETFTVASEPPSVAVERP; encoded by the coding sequence ATGGTGACGTTCGACGCGCGCGACCCCGGCACGGGCGAGAAGGCGTGGGCCCGGGATCCGAGGCTCGGCGCGTTGCCCCCGGCCACCCTCGATCCGAGGCTCGGTCTGCTCGTCCTCGCCGCCCACCCCGACGACGAGACCCTCGGCGCGGGCGGTCTCATCTCGGCGAGTGTGGCGGCCGAGCGCCCGGTGACCGTCTGCGTCGTGACGGACGGCCGAGCCTCGCACGCGGCCGACCTGATCGACGCCGACGAGCTCGCCGGGGTGCGACTCGAGGAGCTCCGTCGAGCGATGAGGGCCCTCGGCGGCCCGGCGCTCGAAGTGCTGGGATACGCCGACGGCTCGCTGCGGGAGAACCGCGCTGCGGTCCAGGCCGAGCTGGCGCTTGTGATCGACTCGCGGCCCGAGTCGGTGGTGGTCGCCCCGTGGCGCGGAGACGGGCACCGCGACCACCGGGTGCTCGGCGAGATCGCTGCCGAGCTGGCAGCCGAACGGGGTCTCGTGCTCTGGGAGTACCCGATCTGGATGTGGCACTGGGCCGACTCCGCCCACCCCGACGTGCCGTGGGGACGGATGCGGGCAGTGCACCTGTCGGCTGCGGATCGACTCGCGAAAAGAATCGCCCTCGATTCCTACGTCTCGCAGACGACTCCCCGAGGGTCCGAGCCGCCGCAGCTGGACGAGGGGTTCCTCCCCTGCTTCCGGCGACCGTTCGAGACCTTCACCGTCGCCTCCGAGCCCCCCTCCGTCGCTGTCGAGCGCCCCTGA